CAAATCTCCCCGTGAGCACCTGTGTGAGTTTTAGCTTTACCAAACATATGAGCAAAGTAAAGCACACACAGCACTGGGCCCGTCTACACCAGTCCCAATCTAATTTCCATTTCTAAAGACATTAAGGATTCTGCAGACCTGGTTGCTTGTATGCAAATGATGTATAATGCAGCATCAAGACTGCAGAATACCACAGTGTTGACTACAATCCGAGCATAACAAATGTAGCTAAGAATCCACCCTTTCCCCTGTATACCGTCATGTTGCGTCCAGGTTTGGGTTAGGACTCAGCTCCGTTGTCCTCTGGTGATTTAGGCCTACTCTTGGatttggacctggacctggactttgACCCTCTGTTGGAAGGTGGGGTTCGACTTCTTGACTTTGACCTGGAACGGGAGCGTGACCTGGAGGGAGACTTTGACTTGCTGCGTCTGGGGGTTCTGGATTTGGACTTGGATTTAGACTTGGACTTGGATcgggacctggacctggacctggagtaGGAGCGGGACCTGGAACGGCTGTAGTGGTGGCGGCTCCTAGATCGGGAGCGGCTTCTGCTCCTGGAGCGGCTGCGGCTACGCCTGCGACGACGGGGGCTGGTTGAACGGCTGTAGTTATGGAGAGAAGCATTTCAGTCATAtggcaaaagcaaaacaacacaaaaagaaaacaaaagtaactCTATCTTCACTATAAACTCAGTTAAAATCTGATTGATAGACAAAACCCAGAAAAACATTTAGTGGAGAAACCACTAAACACAATTCTGGGCTTTGTTtaacttttctttgcttcattgAGTGCTAACAGGATTAATCATCATTAAAGTAATTCCTGCCTATACTTGGTAAAATGATTAATAACCGAATTAGCTCTGCTGTGagagctgttgtgttttagaCACGCTTATATAAGAAATCAGCAAGTGAGTGTTTCCAAACTACTTCCGTTTATGGGACCATGTGCTCCTGGTTTGCTTTACACAGCCAATTTGCTGCTAAACTAAATGTCCCAAACCAGGCAATACCTCCTGCTTCGGCGGCCGTACCCTCCATATCTGCGTGGCGGAGCCCCTCTCCGGCTGTACATGGAGTCCGGCGGTCGTCCGTAGCGGGCCATCTGCACTCGAAGCTCCCGCCCGTCGAGCAGCGCGCCGTCCATGGCGTCCATGGCGTCCTCGGCGTCTCTCTTGTCGAGGAAGCGCACGAAGGCGAAGCCGCGGCTCTCCTTGGTGTACCTATCCCGGGGGATGTACACGTCCCCCACGCGGCCGTACTTCTCGAAGACTCGGCGCAAGGTCTCCGGCGAGGTCCTGTAGGTCAGGTTGTCCACTTTGAGGGAGGTCATCCCCTCGACGTCCGGCGGCGGCCTTCCGTAGctcattttctccttctccacaACAACACCGCGGGCCGGTCCAGAGGGAAAACTATCGGGCCCTACCGTTCACGAAGACGGCTGCTTCTTCTCTAACGGCCTCCAACCGGCGGATATAAATCGGATTCTacctgtcttctctctctcctttggtAATTGTTCGGTCCCGGACGTCGGTTGTACCGCGCTGCTTTCACGTGAAATGGCGGCAATAAAGCTTCCTTCTCCCCCTTCTTTGCGCCTCTGCTGGcctcctctgattggttgatgGCGGCCCGTCGTCCTTCACGTAACCCGGACTTCCGCCCTCTGTCGGCGGGGCGGTGTTCAACACCGTTATCCTGCCTTTATTGtaactgtatatattttttaaataataaaaaaaataaacaaacaaaaaaaaaaacatccaccttGTTATCTATCCAGTTAACggttggtgtttttgtttgtttttttttttttcgcgtgaaaaaaaaaactacaaacatgGCTGTTCAAACTTCCGGCTTGCAGTCGAGCTCTTAACAGTTCAATTCAATAGCAAACGTCGgttagcttttatttatttatttatttatttttaattgtacAGTGTTAGGCTTAGATATTTAGACATTTTAACTTTAAGGGAtttacacattttctctcttctctctcttctgttaGGACTCCATGGGGGCGTCCTCTGCACTGCAGTCAGCcggagagagaggtagagagaggtagagagagaggggggggtggggggactGCGCAAAAACCACGGTCCGGATTTGTGCCTGACTGACGTCATGGGGAGCCACAGACCTCTTTGACAGGATCCAGCACAGACCAGCACCGGGGGATCCAAaaccgaccgaccgaccgaccagTCCAGTCCGGTCCAGCCGGGAGATGTCGACCGCACCGCCGGTTTGTGTGCCGCAAACTCGTCcgtaaaattaaacaaacaaacaaacaaacaaacaaaaaaaaaatcagaaagtaGTCCGGGGACGGAGATTTCACTCCAGCCGACCGTGAGACTGCGGCTCAACATGAGCAgataaattctgtttttttcaaccaacaaacaaacaaacaaacaaacaaacaggaggagagac
Above is a genomic segment from Echeneis naucrates chromosome 19, fEcheNa1.1, whole genome shotgun sequence containing:
- the srsf2a gene encoding serine and arginine rich splicing factor 2a isoform X2, which gives rise to MSYGRPPPDVEGMTSLKVDNLTYRTSPETLRRVFEKYGRVGDVYIPRDRYTKESRGFAFVRFLDKRDAEDAMDAMDGALLDGRELRVQMARYGRPPDSMYSRRGAPPRRYGGRSTSPRRRRRSRSRSRSRSRSRSRSRHHYSRSRSRSYSRSRSRSRSKSKSKSKSKSRTPRRSKSKSPSRSRSRSRSKSRSRTPPSNRGSKSRSRSKSKSRPKSPEDNGAES
- the srsf2a gene encoding serine and arginine rich splicing factor 2a isoform X1, with amino-acid sequence MSYGRPPPDVEGMTSLKVDNLTYRTSPETLRRVFEKYGRVGDVYIPRDRYTKESRGFAFVRFLDKRDAEDAMDAMDGALLDGRELRVQMARYGRPPDSMYSRRGAPPRRYGGYGRRSRSRSTSPRRRRRSRSRSRSRSRSRSRSRHHYSRSRSRSYSRSRSRSRSKSKSKSKSKSRTPRRSKSKSPSRSRSRSRSKSRSRTPPSNRGSKSRSRSKSKSRPKSPEDNGAES